In Pseudomonas deceptionensis, a single window of DNA contains:
- the exaC gene encoding acetaldehyde dehydrogenase ExaC, whose product MRYAQPGTEGSIVSFKSRYGNYIGGEFVAPVKGQYFTNTSPVNGKAIAEFPRSTAEDIDKALDAAHAAADAWGATSVQARSLVLLKIADRIEQNLELLAVTETWDNGKAVRETLNADVPLAADHFRYYAGCIRAQEGSAAEIDGNTVAYHIHEPLGVVGQIIPWNFPLLMAAWKLAPALAAGNCVVLKPAEQTPLSITVLMELIGDLLPPGVLNVVQGFGKEAGEALATSKRIAKIAFTGSTPVGSHIMKCAAENIIPSTVELGGKSPNIFFEDIMQAEPTFIEKAAEGLVLAFFNQGEVCTCPSRALIQESIYDDFMKVVMKKVESIKRGDPLDTDTMVGAQASEQQFDKILSYLEIAKAEGAELLTGGQVAKLEGDLATGYYIQPTLLKGTNKMRVFQEEIFGPVVSITTFKDEAEALAIANDTEFGLGAGLWTRDINRAYRMGRAIKAGRVWTNCYHLYPAHAAFGGYKKSGVGRETHKMMLDHYQQTKNLLVSYDINPLGFF is encoded by the coding sequence ATGCGTTACGCACAACCCGGTACTGAAGGCTCGATCGTCTCGTTCAAGAGCCGCTACGGTAACTACATCGGCGGCGAATTCGTGGCGCCCGTCAAAGGCCAGTACTTCACCAATACCTCGCCTGTGAACGGCAAAGCCATCGCCGAATTCCCGCGTTCAACCGCAGAAGACATCGACAAAGCCCTCGACGCAGCCCACGCCGCTGCCGACGCCTGGGGCGCGACTTCAGTGCAGGCACGTTCGCTGGTGCTGCTGAAAATAGCTGATCGCATCGAACAGAACCTCGAACTGCTGGCCGTGACCGAAACCTGGGACAACGGCAAAGCCGTCCGCGAAACCCTGAACGCCGACGTACCGCTGGCCGCCGACCACTTCCGTTATTACGCCGGTTGCATCCGCGCCCAGGAAGGCAGCGCTGCCGAAATCGACGGCAACACTGTGGCGTACCACATTCACGAACCGCTGGGCGTGGTCGGGCAGATCATCCCGTGGAACTTCCCGCTGCTGATGGCCGCCTGGAAACTCGCCCCTGCGCTGGCTGCCGGTAACTGCGTGGTGCTCAAGCCCGCCGAACAAACCCCGCTGAGCATCACCGTACTGATGGAGCTGATCGGCGACCTGCTGCCACCTGGCGTCCTCAACGTGGTGCAAGGTTTCGGCAAGGAAGCGGGCGAAGCGCTGGCCACCAGCAAGCGCATTGCCAAAATCGCCTTCACCGGCTCCACGCCAGTGGGCTCGCACATCATGAAATGTGCCGCCGAGAACATCATCCCGTCCACCGTTGAGCTGGGCGGCAAATCGCCGAACATCTTCTTCGAAGACATCATGCAGGCCGAGCCGACCTTTATTGAGAAGGCCGCAGAAGGTCTGGTGCTGGCGTTCTTCAACCAGGGCGAAGTCTGCACCTGCCCGTCCCGCGCACTGATTCAGGAATCGATCTACGACGACTTCATGAAAGTGGTGATGAAGAAAGTTGAGTCGATCAAACGCGGCGACCCGCTGGACACCGACACCATGGTGGGCGCCCAGGCGTCCGAGCAGCAGTTCGACAAGATCCTGTCCTACCTTGAAATCGCCAAGGCTGAAGGCGCCGAGCTGCTGACCGGCGGCCAGGTGGCGAAACTCGAAGGCGACCTGGCAACCGGCTATTACATCCAGCCGACGCTGCTCAAGGGCACCAACAAAATGCGCGTGTTCCAGGAAGAAATCTTTGGCCCGGTGGTCAGCATCACCACCTTCAAGGACGAAGCCGAAGCGCTGGCGATTGCCAACGACACTGAGTTCGGCCTGGGTGCCGGCCTGTGGACCCGCGATATCAACCGCGCCTACCGCATGGGCCGCGCAATCAAGGCCGGTCGCGTCTGGACCAACTGCTACCACCTGTACCCGGCGCACGCCGCGTTCGGTGGCTACAAAAAATCCGGTGTCGGCCGTGAAACCCACAAGATGATGCTCGACCACTACCAACAGACCAAAAACCTGCTGGTGAGCTACGACATCAACCCGCTGGGCTTCTTCTAA
- a CDS encoding sigma-54-dependent Fis family transcriptional regulator has translation MHSTDLSRHARQVIDVTQGHPQGCDPSIVRSWQRCLEDYHLDPAQTIAPTVLEQGRILEGRERLQQVLKIAGHEMNCLHQQLSGAGHAVLLTDARGVILNCVTAPAERKVFERAGLWLGADWSEAREGTNGIGTCLVERQALTIHQDEHFRGRHTGLTCSASPVFDPQGELLAVLDVSSARHDTSRQSQFHTMALVNLSAKIIENSYFLGHFENQWLLRFHLQAQSIGLFSEGMLAFDGDGVICAVNQSALNLLGHVRGGLLGQLVDSVFDCPRDDLFARASTQASTTWPLRTRDGRRLFAALRGQPRRVPAPVAVQPEPQRPRLSGICMGDEALQVDFRRALRVFERDVPLLVNGETGSGKEAFAKAVHQASLRSSKPFVALNCASIPESLIESELFGYRGGSFTGARKEGMQGKLQQADGGTLFLDEIGDMPLALQTRLLRVLEDRLVVPIGGEPLAVDVRIISATHRNLLERVADGSFREDLYYRLNGLEVGLPALRERTDKSQLLDFLLAEEAADQQVMLSAAARQALLDFTWPGNVRQLRNVLRTLAALCEDGSIEFDDLPANIRLAPSRSPEPSERPLEDAERSALLGVLELHRWHMTHAAEQLGVSRNTLYRKLRKHGIER, from the coding sequence ATGCACAGTACCGATTTGAGCCGTCACGCACGGCAAGTCATTGATGTCACCCAGGGCCACCCTCAAGGGTGTGACCCGTCCATCGTTCGCTCCTGGCAACGCTGCCTGGAGGACTACCATTTAGATCCTGCGCAAACCATCGCCCCGACCGTGCTTGAGCAGGGTCGTATTCTCGAAGGGCGCGAGCGTTTGCAGCAGGTGCTGAAAATCGCCGGGCACGAAATGAACTGCCTGCATCAGCAGCTCTCCGGTGCCGGGCATGCGGTGCTGCTGACCGATGCCCGCGGCGTCATCCTCAACTGTGTCACCGCCCCGGCCGAGCGCAAGGTGTTCGAGCGGGCCGGATTGTGGCTGGGGGCGGACTGGAGCGAAGCCCGCGAGGGCACCAACGGCATCGGCACTTGCCTGGTCGAGCGCCAGGCGCTGACCATTCATCAGGACGAACACTTTCGCGGTCGCCATACCGGGCTGACCTGCTCGGCCAGCCCGGTGTTTGACCCCCAGGGCGAGTTGCTGGCGGTGCTCGACGTGTCTTCGGCGCGCCATGACACTTCACGCCAGAGCCAGTTTCACACCATGGCGCTGGTCAACCTTTCAGCCAAGATCATCGAGAACAGCTACTTTCTGGGGCATTTCGAAAACCAGTGGTTGCTGCGCTTTCATCTGCAGGCGCAATCGATCGGCCTGTTCAGTGAGGGCATGCTGGCGTTCGATGGCGACGGGGTCATTTGTGCGGTCAACCAGAGTGCCCTGAACCTGCTGGGCCATGTGCGCGGCGGTTTGCTTGGGCAGTTGGTCGACAGCGTTTTCGATTGCCCGCGTGATGATCTTTTCGCCCGAGCCAGCACCCAGGCCAGTACTACTTGGCCACTACGCACCCGTGACGGGCGTCGACTGTTTGCTGCATTACGCGGCCAGCCGCGGCGGGTGCCCGCGCCGGTCGCCGTGCAACCTGAGCCGCAGCGCCCGCGCCTGAGCGGGATTTGCATGGGGGACGAGGCCCTGCAGGTGGACTTTCGCCGTGCGTTGCGTGTGTTTGAACGCGATGTGCCGCTGTTGGTCAATGGCGAAACCGGCTCCGGCAAAGAAGCCTTTGCCAAAGCCGTGCATCAGGCCAGTTTGCGCAGCAGCAAACCTTTCGTGGCACTCAACTGTGCGTCCATTCCGGAGAGCCTGATCGAGAGCGAGCTGTTCGGTTATCGCGGCGGCAGTTTTACCGGGGCCCGCAAGGAGGGCATGCAGGGCAAGCTGCAACAGGCCGATGGCGGCACCTTGTTCCTGGACGAAATCGGCGACATGCCGCTGGCGTTGCAAACCCGTCTGTTAAGAGTGCTCGAAGACCGCCTGGTGGTGCCGATTGGCGGCGAGCCGCTGGCGGTTGACGTGCGCATCATCAGCGCCACGCACCGCAACCTGCTGGAACGGGTAGCCGACGGCAGTTTTCGCGAGGACTTGTATTACCGGCTAAACGGGCTGGAAGTGGGGCTGCCTGCCTTGCGTGAGCGAACGGACAAGTCGCAATTGCTGGATTTCCTACTGGCCGAAGAAGCCGCCGATCAACAGGTGATGCTCAGCGCTGCGGCGCGTCAGGCACTGCTGGACTTCACATGGCCGGGTAACGTACGCCAGTTGCGCAATGTGCTGCGCACCCTGGCGGCGCTGTGTGAAGACGGGTCGATCGAGTTCGACGACTTGCCCGCCAACATTCGTCTGGCACCGTCCAGATCCCCTGAGCCTTCCGAGCGCCCGCTGGAAGATGCCGAGAGGTCGGCTTTGTTGGGTGTGCTGGAACTGCACCGCTGGCACATGACCCATGCCGCCGAACAGTTGGGCGTCAGCCGCAACACCCTCTATAGAAAGCTGCGCAAGCATGGGATCGAGCGTTAG
- the mpl gene encoding UDP-N-acetylmuramate:L-alanyl-gamma-D-glutamyl-meso-diaminopimelate ligase yields the protein MHIHILGICGTFMGSLAVLAKELGHHVTGSDANVYPPMSTQLQAQGIELTQGYDPSQLDPAPDVVVIGNALSRGNPAVEYVLNKGLPYVSGPQWLADHVLQGRWVLAVAGTHGKTTTSSMLAWVLEHAGMAPGFLIGGVPQNFAVSARLGDTPFFVVEADEYDSAFFDKRSKFVHYRPRTAILNNLEFDHADIFPDLPAIERQFHHLVRTIPSEGLVIHPTTEPALQRVIEMGCWTPVQTTGADGQWQARLLSEDGSRFEVLFEGAVQGTVEWDMTGQHNVANALATLAAARHVGVVPSLAIDGLNAFKSVKRRMEKVAEVHGITIYDDFAHHPTAIATTLDGLRKRIGGAPLIAVIEPRSNSMKLGAHRDGLPQSVVQADHVVWYAPANLGWDLAATVAPSPVPTKVCDSLEAIIAEVKAHAIPGAHVVIMSNGGFGGLHGKLAEALQ from the coding sequence ATGCACATTCATATTCTTGGTATTTGCGGCACTTTCATGGGTTCGCTGGCGGTGTTGGCCAAAGAGCTGGGCCATCATGTCACGGGTTCCGACGCTAACGTCTATCCGCCAATGAGCACTCAGCTGCAAGCTCAGGGTATTGAACTGACCCAGGGTTACGACCCGTCTCAGCTCGACCCGGCGCCGGATGTGGTTGTGATCGGCAACGCCCTGTCACGCGGCAACCCTGCCGTGGAGTATGTGCTCAACAAAGGCCTGCCTTATGTGTCCGGCCCGCAATGGCTGGCCGACCATGTGCTGCAAGGCCGCTGGGTGCTGGCCGTGGCCGGTACCCACGGCAAAACCACCACCAGCAGCATGCTGGCCTGGGTGCTGGAACACGCGGGCATGGCTCCGGGTTTCCTGATTGGCGGTGTGCCGCAAAACTTTGCAGTGTCGGCCCGTCTGGGCGATACGCCGTTCTTTGTGGTTGAAGCGGACGAATACGACAGCGCCTTCTTCGACAAGCGTTCGAAATTCGTGCATTACCGTCCCCGCACCGCGATCCTCAATAATCTTGAGTTCGATCACGCTGACATCTTCCCGGACTTGCCCGCGATCGAGCGGCAATTCCACCACTTGGTGCGCACTATCCCGAGTGAAGGCCTGGTCATTCATCCGACCACCGAACCCGCCTTGCAGCGAGTGATCGAAATGGGCTGCTGGACCCCGGTACAAACCACCGGCGCTGATGGCCAATGGCAAGCCCGTTTGCTCAGCGAAGACGGCTCGCGTTTTGAAGTGCTGTTTGAAGGCGCCGTGCAAGGTACCGTCGAATGGGACATGACAGGCCAGCACAACGTGGCCAACGCCCTGGCAACCCTGGCCGCCGCCCGCCATGTAGGCGTGGTGCCGAGCCTGGCGATTGATGGCCTGAACGCCTTCAAAAGCGTTAAGCGCCGCATGGAGAAAGTTGCCGAAGTCCACGGTATTACCATTTACGACGACTTTGCCCACCACCCGACTGCGATTGCGACCACCCTTGATGGTTTGCGCAAGCGCATCGGTGGCGCACCGCTGATTGCCGTTATTGAGCCGCGCTCCAACTCCATGAAGCTCGGCGCGCACCGTGACGGCTTGCCGCAAAGCGTGGTCCAGGCCGATCACGTGGTCTGGTACGCACCGGCCAATCTGGGTTGGGACCTGGCGGCAACTGTGGCGCCAAGCCCTGTACCGACCAAGGTTTGCGACTCGCTGGAAGCCATCATTGCCGAGGTTAAAGCTCACGCGATCCCAGGCGCTCACGTGGTGATCATGAGCAACGGCGGCTTCGGCGGGCTGCATGGCAAGCTGGCGGAAGCGCTGCAATGA
- the ubiX gene encoding flavin prenyltransferase UbiX — MSGPERITLAVTGASGMQYALRLLDCLVREDREVHFLISKAAQLVMATETDVSLPAKPQAMQAFLTEYTGAAAGQIRVYGKEDWMSPVASGSGAPAAMVVVPCSTGTLSAIATGACNNLVERAADVTLKERRQLILVPREAPYSSIHLENMLKLSNMGAIIMPASPGFYHQPQTIDDLVDFVVARILNLLNIPQDMLPRWGEHHVGGDE; from the coding sequence ATGAGCGGCCCGGAACGCATTACGCTGGCGGTGACCGGCGCATCGGGCATGCAATACGCGTTACGCCTGCTGGACTGTCTGGTACGTGAAGATCGCGAAGTGCACTTCCTGATTTCCAAGGCGGCGCAGCTGGTGATGGCAACTGAAACTGACGTCAGCCTGCCGGCCAAGCCTCAGGCGATGCAGGCGTTTCTGACGGAATACACCGGGGCTGCCGCCGGGCAGATTCGGGTATATGGCAAGGAAGACTGGATGTCGCCAGTGGCTTCGGGGTCCGGAGCTCCGGCCGCGATGGTGGTGGTGCCTTGCTCAACCGGCACGCTGTCGGCAATTGCCACCGGCGCCTGCAATAATCTGGTGGAGCGTGCTGCGGACGTGACCCTCAAGGAGCGCCGCCAACTGATCCTGGTGCCGCGTGAGGCGCCGTATTCCAGCATCCACCTGGAGAACATGCTCAAGTTGTCGAACATGGGGGCGATCATCATGCCCGCGTCCCCGGGTTTCTATCATCAGCCGCAGACCATCGATGACTTGGTGGACTTTGTGGTGGCGCGCATTCTCAACCTGCTCAACATCCCCCAGGACATGCTCCCGCGTTGGGGCGAACACCATGTGGGCGGCGATGAATAA
- a CDS encoding YceK/YidQ family lipoprotein, with protein MNKALLALLVAALVCGCASVRTLDAAKPGAPIIYSGTRLDVYAMQGGCCAKDRFGADAPRYPGLDLPASALLDTVLLPLSVLTVLGVGFQASGGL; from the coding sequence ATGAATAAGGCGCTGCTGGCATTATTGGTGGCGGCACTGGTGTGTGGTTGCGCCAGCGTTCGCACGCTGGACGCCGCCAAGCCGGGTGCGCCGATTATCTATTCGGGTACTCGGCTGGATGTGTATGCCATGCAGGGCGGGTGTTGCGCCAAGGACCGGTTTGGCGCAGATGCGCCTCGCTACCCCGGCCTTGACCTGCCCGCCAGCGCGTTGCTCGATACGGTGTTGTTGCCGCTGTCAGTGCTGACCGTGCTCGGCGTAGGGTTTCAGGCCAGTGGCGGCTTGTAG
- a CDS encoding oxidoreductase → MHLTPSHILLAGATGLTGELLLDRLLNEPTITRVLAPSRKPLAEHPHLENPVGDPAVFLPQLSGRVDVAFCCLGTTIKQAGSEAAFRAVDHDMVVAFAKRAREMGARHLIVLSAIGADLKSSVFYNRVKGEMEQSVRAQNWPQLTIARPSLLLGDRVEPRLAEQIAGPLSKLIPGKYHGIEACQLARALWRLALEEQDGVRVIESDELRKLGK, encoded by the coding sequence ATGCACTTGACGCCTTCACACATCCTGCTTGCCGGAGCCACTGGCCTTACCGGTGAGCTGCTGCTCGACCGCTTGCTCAATGAGCCGACCATCACCCGAGTTCTTGCCCCTTCGCGCAAGCCTTTGGCTGAGCATCCTCATCTGGAAAACCCGGTGGGCGACCCTGCCGTGTTCCTGCCCCAGCTCAGTGGCCGGGTCGATGTGGCCTTCTGCTGTCTGGGTACGACGATCAAGCAGGCGGGCTCGGAAGCGGCATTCCGTGCAGTCGACCATGACATGGTGGTGGCTTTCGCCAAACGCGCACGGGAAATGGGCGCCCGGCACCTGATTGTGCTCAGTGCCATTGGCGCCGACCTCAAATCCTCGGTGTTCTATAACCGGGTCAAAGGCGAAATGGAGCAATCGGTGCGCGCCCAGAACTGGCCGCAACTGACCATCGCCCGCCCTTCGCTGCTGCTCGGCGACCGCGTTGAACCGCGGCTGGCCGAACAAATCGCGGGGCCGCTGTCCAAATTGATTCCGGGTAAATACCACGGCATCGAAGCCTGCCAACTGGCTCGGGCCCTCTGGCGTCTGGCGCTGGAAGAACAGGACGGCGTGCGGGTGATTGAATCGGATGAGTTGCGCAAGCTGGGCAAGTAA
- a CDS encoding C13 family peptidase produces the protein MRPLAPLALTLLLTACGDGESLLPPDARLPDGGRYRGEVVNGLLQGQGRIDYPNGSWYAGDFKNGLWHGQGEWHASNGDVYRGGFEQGLYSGQGSLTTHDSTYVGGFKQGRREGEGTLKEGGMSYRGEFKDDQFSGNGHLELEDGSQYQGQFAHGKPNGEGKRSDASGNEFSGQFVNGELEGNGIFNSADGDQYEGAFKHNQLNGKGRYENADGDVWIGEFKDGALTGKGELIGIDGSHYRGMFNEWRFNGPGHLSLADGSTYVGDFAADTYHGHGTLTLADGTVQSGFWQNGQRVRDASGALLPDPLELGLLNQGTLLNEALAGIAPSTPAIELYSLVLAGDGKQSVFKREADYVNHMLASRFGSHGQITLVNHRDHLLDRPMATRENLHRAAIALAERTGPEDLVFIYLTSHGTQEHELVLDQPRLELADLPADELAAALAPLKNRDKIIVISSCYSGGFIPALKDEKTLIMTASSADKVSFGCSEEADFTYFGNALFAQALNQTDDLQKAFKLARQYVAEREQADGYDPSEPQIWAPKGVLAHWQRLRQQQAKQALQ, from the coding sequence ATGCGCCCACTTGCCCCCCTTGCTTTGACCCTGCTGCTGACGGCCTGCGGTGACGGTGAATCACTGTTGCCACCCGACGCACGCCTGCCCGATGGAGGGCGCTACCGGGGCGAAGTGGTCAATGGGTTGCTGCAAGGCCAGGGCCGTATCGACTACCCCAACGGCAGCTGGTACGCCGGTGATTTCAAAAATGGACTGTGGCACGGCCAGGGCGAATGGCACGCCAGCAATGGCGATGTCTATCGCGGAGGGTTCGAGCAAGGCCTGTATAGCGGCCAGGGCAGCCTGACCACCCACGACAGCACCTATGTCGGGGGTTTCAAGCAGGGTCGACGTGAAGGCGAAGGCACGCTCAAAGAAGGCGGCATGAGCTATCGCGGCGAGTTCAAGGATGACCAGTTCTCGGGCAACGGCCATCTGGAGCTGGAAGACGGCAGCCAGTACCAAGGCCAGTTTGCCCACGGCAAGCCCAATGGTGAAGGCAAGCGCAGCGATGCCAGCGGCAATGAGTTCAGCGGCCAGTTCGTCAATGGCGAGCTGGAAGGCAACGGCATCTTCAACAGTGCCGACGGCGACCAGTACGAAGGTGCGTTCAAGCACAACCAGCTGAACGGCAAGGGCCGCTACGAGAATGCCGACGGCGATGTCTGGATAGGCGAGTTCAAGGACGGCGCATTAACCGGCAAGGGCGAGCTGATCGGCATCGACGGCAGCCACTACCGTGGCATGTTCAACGAGTGGCGCTTCAATGGCCCCGGGCATTTGAGCCTCGCCGATGGCAGCACCTATGTCGGCGATTTTGCCGCCGACACCTATCACGGCCACGGCACACTGACCCTGGCCGATGGCACCGTCCAAAGCGGTTTTTGGCAAAACGGGCAACGGGTACGCGACGCCAGTGGTGCTTTATTGCCCGACCCGCTGGAACTGGGGTTGCTCAACCAGGGCACGCTGCTCAACGAGGCACTGGCGGGCATCGCCCCGTCCACACCGGCCATCGAACTGTACAGCCTGGTGCTGGCAGGCGACGGCAAGCAGAGCGTCTTCAAGCGCGAAGCCGATTACGTCAACCACATGCTCGCCAGCCGCTTTGGTAGCCACGGCCAGATCACGCTGGTGAACCACCGCGACCATCTGCTGGATCGCCCCATGGCAACCCGCGAGAACCTGCACCGTGCGGCCATTGCCCTGGCCGAACGTACCGGCCCTGAAGACCTGGTGTTCATTTACCTCACCAGCCACGGCACCCAGGAGCACGAACTCGTGCTGGACCAGCCCCGGCTGGAGCTGGCAGACCTGCCTGCCGACGAACTGGCCGCCGCCCTGGCACCGCTGAAGAACCGCGACAAGATCATCGTCATTTCGTCCTGCTACTCAGGCGGCTTCATCCCGGCACTCAAGGATGAAAAGACCCTGATCATGACCGCATCCAGCGCTGACAAGGTGTCTTTTGGCTGCTCCGAAGAAGCCGACTTCACCTACTTCGGCAATGCCTTGTTCGCCCAGGCGCTGAACCAGACCGACGACCTGCAGAAAGCCTTCAAGCTGGCCAGGCAGTACGTCGCCGAGCGCGAGCAGGCTGACGGCTACGATCCTTCAGAACCGCAAATCTGGGCGCCCAAAGGCGTTCTGGCCCACTGGCAACGTTTACGTCAGCAACAAGCAAAACAGGCTTTGCAGTAA
- a CDS encoding CidA/LrgA family protein, whose translation MLLRGLTWLVLFQLLGTALNHLLVPVLPGPIIGLLLLLGFLMVRGQVSEPLSLAASSLLRYLPLLLVPPAVGVMVYAADIAADFWAIAGALVLSLLISMAFVGVLMQRLLKRHSHPEERP comes from the coding sequence ATGTTGTTACGCGGCCTGACTTGGCTGGTGCTGTTTCAATTGCTTGGCACCGCCCTCAATCACTTGCTTGTCCCCGTGCTGCCCGGGCCCATTATTGGATTGTTGCTGCTGTTGGGCTTTTTGATGGTGCGTGGCCAGGTCAGCGAGCCATTGAGCCTGGCCGCCAGCAGCCTGCTGCGTTATCTGCCCTTGCTGCTGGTACCGCCCGCTGTGGGGGTGATGGTGTATGCCGCGGATATTGCGGCTGACTTTTGGGCCATTGCAGGGGCGCTGGTGTTGTCGCTGTTGATCTCGATGGCGTTCGTCGGCGTGTTGATGCAGCGCCTGCTCAAGCGTCACAGTCACCCCGAGGAGCGGCCATGA
- a CDS encoding LrgB family protein: MSLQWQGAWESVIHHPLFGIGITLGAYQLVLAAYEKTRWIFLQPVLASMLLVIGVLLSCGLSYAEYRKSTDILSILLGPATVALAVPLYLNLRRIRQLFWPIFTTLVVGGVFATALVVGLAWWFGAEHMMLMTLAPKSVTSPIAMLVAEQIGGVAALAAVFVLITGVIGAICGPGLLRLLGVHSPEARGMALGMTAHAVGTSVALQESEECGAFAALAMSLMGVATAVFLPLAVTLVA; this comes from the coding sequence ATGAGTCTTCAATGGCAAGGCGCCTGGGAATCCGTCATCCACCACCCGCTGTTTGGCATCGGCATCACTTTGGGCGCTTATCAACTGGTGCTCGCGGCGTACGAGAAAACCCGCTGGATTTTCCTGCAGCCGGTGCTGGCCTCGATGCTGCTGGTGATCGGCGTGCTGCTCAGCTGCGGCCTGAGCTATGCCGAGTACCGCAAAAGTACGGACATTCTGAGTATTTTGCTGGGGCCCGCGACGGTGGCGCTGGCGGTGCCGCTGTACCTTAACCTGCGGCGAATCCGCCAGTTGTTCTGGCCTATTTTTACTACGCTGGTGGTAGGCGGAGTGTTTGCCACCGCGCTGGTCGTGGGCCTGGCGTGGTGGTTTGGGGCAGAGCACATGATGCTGATGACCCTGGCACCCAAATCCGTCACCTCGCCGATTGCCATGCTGGTGGCCGAGCAGATTGGGGGTGTGGCAGCACTGGCGGCGGTATTCGTGTTGATTACCGGGGTGATCGGCGCCATTTGCGGGCCGGGCCTGCTGCGGCTTTTGGGGGTTCACAGCCCGGAGGCCCGCGGGATGGCTCTGGGGATGACGGCGCATGCGGTAGGCACTTCGGTGGCGCTGCAAGAGAGTGAAGAGTGCGGCGCCTTTGCGGCGTTGGCGATGAGTCTAATGGGGGTCGCTACGGCAGTATTCTTGCCGTTGGCCGTGACCCTCGTGGCGTAA
- a CDS encoding LON peptidase substrate-binding domain-containing protein produces the protein MTLALFPLSTVLFPGCVLDLQVFEARYLDMIARCMKQGAGFGVVCILDGSEVGHAPQDIARVGCEALIRDFQRQDNGLLGIRVEGGRRFEVLSTELQRDQLLVAQVEWLDEVPEQPLQEEDQDLLALLKALAEHPMVAALNMNTEVVGQQSLANQLAYLLPFAEEDKIELLQVDDPQQRLDGIQVLLDEIQGEALN, from the coding sequence ATGACGTTGGCGTTGTTTCCTTTGAGCACGGTGCTGTTCCCGGGTTGTGTGCTGGATCTGCAGGTCTTTGAAGCGCGTTATCTGGACATGATCGCCCGCTGCATGAAGCAGGGGGCCGGTTTTGGCGTGGTGTGCATTCTGGACGGCAGCGAAGTGGGTCATGCGCCGCAAGATATCGCCCGGGTCGGCTGTGAAGCATTGATTCGCGACTTTCAGCGCCAGGACAACGGGCTGCTGGGGATTCGGGTAGAAGGCGGGCGCCGCTTTGAAGTGCTGAGCACCGAGTTGCAACGCGACCAGTTGCTGGTTGCGCAAGTCGAGTGGCTGGATGAGGTCCCGGAGCAGCCGCTGCAGGAAGAAGACCAGGACCTGCTGGCCCTGCTCAAGGCCCTGGCCGAGCACCCGATGGTTGCCGCCCTGAACATGAACACCGAAGTGGTGGGGCAACAGTCATTGGCCAACCAGCTGGCGTACCTGCTGCCCTTTGCCGAAGAAGACAAGATCGAACTGCTGCAGGTCGATGACCCGCAGCAGCGTCTGGACGGGATTCAAGTGCTGCTCGATGAAATCCAGGGCGAGGCGCTCAACTGA